The genomic window GAATTTATTCCACTTAAGCTTGTTACACTAAACTTTACAAAGAGCGAAAACAGACCATGAAACAGACTGATTTTTTGTGAATGGGATTGGACAAGAAATCAGGCTGGTTCAGAGAATGCCAACACACAAAATGCACCATTCATCTTGACCGTTGATTGACTTGGCTAACTTTGTTATATGCCACATTCATAGATAAACATTTTGCACTGATCATTAACAGCGGGTTCTTTCTGATAATTAGAATAGACAGATATGTTCTTAAAGCCACACCTCCGCAGATATTCATCCATCTCTCCGTATTGGTACAGATGTGTCTGAAAATCCATGGTTTCTCTTTGCAGCAATTCTGCTCCATGATAGAGTTCGTAAATAGACGGAGAAAACTGCGTCTGGCTTTTTTCGTCATAATGGTTTTTCCCTTTCAGGATCAAGTCATATCCCTCTTTTGTTTTCACCGAAACATTTACTTTGTAGTTACTTTCCTCTTCACATCGGTCAAAGATGGTATCAACTGCAAACACAAATTTCCCGCCAGGAGCCAACAGTCCTTTCATCTTCTGCAAAATTCCTTGACACATCTTCATGTCTGTAAACAGTGAAATGGAACCAGAGGGAATAAAAATATAATCAAACTGTTCCTGTACAACATAATCGATGATGTCCACCTGTATCACTTTTGCATCTGGCACTTTCTGCTTTAATTTCGCTAACATTTCTCCTGACAAATCCATCCCACTGATGTCAAAGCCACGCTCTAAAAACGGAACAAAAAAACGTCCACTGCCACACAGAGGTTCCAATATTTTCTTTCCATTTTCTGCATAGGAAAGATAAAAATCTAATTCATCCTGTGGTGCTTGTTCGTGTAAGATTTCATACATTTCAGTACACAAGCTACCATAATAGTTTTGTTTTAATTCTCCTTCTAAAAATCCAAAAATATATTCTCCCACAATAAAAAATCTCCTTTATTATATTATTACTTATTATATCATTATTTTATAAAAAAGTAATATATATTAAAAATAAATTTTCTATTTAAAGAATGAATTTGACTTTTTTATTGTTTTAATGGGACTATCGTATTCCTAAATAGCTCCTATAGTAAAAATGCTGAAAATAAATTTTTCTTTTTGGTATTTTGTCTTTTAAATAAAAAAGCCCTGTAAATACAGGGCTTTTGATGTTCTTCGTTAAAAGAATTACTTTTCTGCGTAAACAGAAACTTGTTTCTTATCTCTTCCTAATCTTTCGAATTTTACATATCCGTCGATTAATGCAAATAATGTATGGTCTTTACCTTCTCCCATATTTGCACCTGCGTGGAATTGATTTCCTCTTTGTCTAACTATAATGTTTCCAGCTTTAACAGCTTCTCCATCATATTTTTTAACTCCAAGGTATTTAGGATTAGAATCTCTTCCGTTTTTAACAGAACCTTGTCCTTTTTTATGTGCAAATAATTGTATATTTAATGTAAATAACATCTAATTTTCCTCCTTCTCTACAAGCTTTATATTTTTAGGATATTCTTTGGCTAGTCCTCTAAGGATTACTACCATGCTTTCTAAAAGAGTATGCACTTCTCTTTCTTTTCCTTTTAAATTCATACCGTCAAGGTCGACACATATGAAACCATCAGAATTTATTTCAAATCTTGGATAAATATCTAATACATCTTGAAATCCAGCAAGAGGCATTTGTAATGCAGTAGATAAAGCTGCACAAACTATATCATATCCATATTCTTCATATTCTGAATGTCCAGTAGCTTGATATTTTACTATGCTACCTTTTTTTCTAATAACTTCAATCTTTGTCATAATTTAATTATGCATTGATTGCTGTAACTTTAATTTCAGTGAAAAGTTGTCTATGACCTTTTTTTCTGTGGTTTCCTGTTTTTGGCTTGTATTTGAAGTTAATAACTTTTGCACCTTTTCCTTGGTTTAAAACTTCCACTAGAACTTTTGCTCCTTCAACTACTGGAGTTCCAACTTTAACGTCATCTCCATTAGCTACTAATAGAACATCTGTTAATTCTACTGTTTGATTAACTTCAGCATTAAGCTTCTCAACTCTTAAAACATCACCTTCTGCAACTTTGTACTGTTTACCACCAGTTTTTATAACTGCGTACATATAAGCACCTCCAAAAGTAT from Fusobacterium perfoetens ATCC 29250 includes these protein-coding regions:
- the rplU gene encoding 50S ribosomal protein L21 gives rise to the protein MYAVIKTGGKQYKVAEGDVLRVEKLNAEVNQTVELTDVLLVANGDDVKVGTPVVEGAKVLVEVLNQGKGAKVINFKYKPKTGNHRKKGHRQLFTEIKVTAINA
- a CDS encoding class I SAM-dependent methyltransferase — translated: MGEYIFGFLEGELKQNYYGSLCTEMYEILHEQAPQDELDFYLSYAENGKKILEPLCGSGRFFVPFLERGFDISGMDLSGEMLAKLKQKVPDAKVIQVDIIDYVVQEQFDYIFIPSGSISLFTDMKMCQGILQKMKGLLAPGGKFVFAVDTIFDRCEEESNYKVNVSVKTKEGYDLILKGKNHYDEKSQTQFSPSIYELYHGAELLQRETMDFQTHLYQYGEMDEYLRRCGFKNISVYSNYQKEPAVNDQCKMFIYECGI
- a CDS encoding ribosomal-processing cysteine protease Prp — encoded protein: MTKIEVIRKKGSIVKYQATGHSEYEEYGYDIVCAALSTALQMPLAGFQDVLDIYPRFEINSDGFICVDLDGMNLKGKEREVHTLLESMVVILRGLAKEYPKNIKLVEKEEN
- the rpmA gene encoding 50S ribosomal protein L27 — translated: MLFTLNIQLFAHKKGQGSVKNGRDSNPKYLGVKKYDGEAVKAGNIIVRQRGNQFHAGANMGEGKDHTLFALIDGYVKFERLGRDKKQVSVYAEK